A stretch of Misgurnus anguillicaudatus unplaced genomic scaffold, ASM2758022v2 HiC_scaffold_33, whole genome shotgun sequence DNA encodes these proteins:
- the LOC129437203 gene encoding protein NLRC3-like, translating to MLSGSDQIKVSVSDQTINVQQSKKRDYHRFSHESNLTEVLKTFRSNLRKKFECLYEVTSNKRNPTLLNEIYTELYITESESGEISNEHEVRQIETQSRRTTTEETPIKCNDIFKPLPEQDKHIRSVLTKGVAGIGKTVSVQKFILDWAEEKENQDVHLIFPLPFREINLMKNKTLSLLDLLHLFFPQTKEMEIFSDEYKVLFIFDGLDECRLSLDFHSSVRLCDVSESSSVDVMLTNLIKGNLCPSALIWITSRPAAADLIPSECVDRVTEVRGFTDPQKEEYFRKRISDESLSNQIISHLKSSRSLYIMCHIPVFCWISVTVLERMLSESKKREIPKTLTQMYTHFLIIQTNIKHQKDYEKKDEDMIFKLGKLAFEQLVKGNLIFYDEDLRECDIDVAEASVYSGLCTQIFREEFGLYQGKVYCFVHLSIQEHLAALYAHISFTNYNRNVFDQRLKPVRFSKKMDRMKNKLSEEDSLSELHHRAVDESLQSKNGHLNLFLRFLLGLSLESNQILLQDLLTQMKRCSYKKEKTVTYIKQKMNENLSTEKSINLIHCLNELGDDSLLQEIQDYVGSSSVGWTKLSSSQWAALVFVLLTSEQHLDELDLYKFIGDKNKADEVLVKLQLVIKETKKLQLWSCGITDEGCVALTSALRSNPSHLRDLDLSYNNLTDSRLKLISDVLKNPDCKLKTLR from the exons ATGTTGTCTGGATCAGATCAGATCAAAGTATCTGTAAGTGATCAAACTATAAATGTTCAAcagtccaaaaaaagagattatCATAGATTCAG TCATGAGTCTAATCTTACTGAAGTCCTGAAGACATTCAGATCAAATCTGAGGAAGAAGTTTGAGTGTTTGTATGAGGTAACATCAAATAAGAGAAACCCGACACTACTGAATGAGATCTACACAGAGCTCTACATCACAGAGAGTGAAAGTGGAGAGATCAGTAATGAACATGAGgtgagacagattgagacacaatccagaagaacaacaacagaggagacaccaatcaaatgtaatgacatctttaaacctttacctgaacaagacaaacacatcagaagtgtgctgacaaagggagtcgctggcattggaaaaacagtctctgtacagaagttcattctggactgggctgaagagaaagagaatcaggacgtccacctcatatttccacttcctttcagagagatcaatttgatgaagaacaaaacactcagtcttttagatcttcttcatcttttcttcccacaaacaaaagaaatggaaatcttcagtgatgaatataaagtgttgttcatctttgatggtttggatgagtgtcgtctgtctctggattttcacagcagtgtgaggttgtgtgatgtaagtgaatcaagctcagtggacgtgatgctgacaaacctcatcaaggggaatctgtgtccctctgctctcatctggatcacctccagaccagcagcagctgatctcatcccctctgagtgtgttgatcgagtcacagaggtacgaggattcactgatccacagaaggaggaatacttcaggaagagaatcagtgatgagagtctgtctaatcaaatcatctcacacctgaagtcatccaggagtctctacatcatgtgtcacatcccagtcttctgctggatttcagtcACTGTTCTAGAGAGAATGTTGAGTGAATCAAAGAAAAGAGAGATCCCCAAGACTctcactcaaatgtacacacacttcctgatcattcagacaaacatcaaacatcagaaggactatgagaagaaagatgaagacatgatcttcaaactggggaaactggcttttgagcagcttgtgaaaggcaatctgatcttctatgatgaagacctgagagagtgtgacattgatgtagcagaagcatcagtgtactcaggattgtgtactcagatcttcagagaggagtttggttTGTATCAGGGGAAAGTTTACTGCTTTGTTCATCTCAGCATCCAGGAACATCTAGCAGCTCTTTATGCTCACATCTCCTTCACAAACTACAACAGAAATGTGTTTGATCAAAGACTTAAACCAGTTCGGTTTTCTAAAAAAATGGAcagaatgaaaaataaattatcaGAAGAGGATTCATTATCTGAGTTACATCATCGAGCTGTAGATGAATCTTTACAGAGTAAGAATGGACATCTGAATCTTTTCCTGCGTTTTCTTCTGGGTCTTTCACTGGAGTCCAATCAGATTCTCTTACAGGATCTACTGACACAGATGAAAAGATGCTCCTACAAGAAAGAGAAAACTGTTACGTACATTAAACAAAAGATGAATGAGAATCTGTCTACAGAGAAATCCATCAATCTGATTCACTGTCTGAATGAACTGGGTGATGATTCACTGCTGCAGGAGATTCAAGATTATGTGGGATCTTCATCAGTAGGATGGACCAAACTCTCCTCTTCACAGTGGGCagctttagtttttgtgttgttgacgTCTGAGCAGCATTTGGATGAACTTGATCTATATAaatttattggagataaaaatAAAGCAGATGAAGTTCTTGTGAAACTGCAGCTtgtgattaaagaaaccaaaaaacTTCA GTTGTGGAGTTGTggtatcacagatgaaggttgtgttgctctgacttcagctctgagatcaaacccatcacacctgagagatctgGATCTGTCTTATAATAATCTCACAGATTCAAGATTGAAGCTGATCTcagatgtactgaagaatcctgactgtaaactgaagaCACTGAGGTAA